The segment AGCCGATCCAGCTGACGGATCGCCTCTGGTATTTCTACGGCTCGCTGGAGAACCGCACGCCGGAGAATCTTGGTTTCACCAACAACACGGGCTTTGTCGTGACCGACGAGGGCGTGGTCCTGATCGACTCGGGGCCGAGCTACAAGGTCGCCGAACGCATGGCCGAGGCCATCGCCGAGGTCACGGATCAGCCGATCACGCATGTGATCTCGGTGGGTTCGCAGGATCATCGCTGGCTGGGCAATGGCTTCTTCCAGGAGCAGGGTGCGGAGCTGGTTGCGCTCAAGCGCACTGCCAGCACCCAGGCCGAGCGAGGCGAGAGTCAGATCGCCTCGCTGGCGAATGCAGTCGGCGAAGAGGCGATGGAAGGCACCGAGCCGGTGCCGGCACCCAATCCCATTGATGCCGACGAATACACCTTGACGGTGGGCGAGGTCGACTTCGAGTTGATCTATGCCGGGGACGCCCATTTCCCGGGCGATATCATGGTCCACCTGCCGGGCGAGGATGTCGTATTCACCGGCGACATCGTCTACACCGAGCGCATGCTGGGGATCCATCCGTTCAGCAACCCGATGGAGAAGCTGGAGGCGTTCCGACATCTGGAATCCATCGATCCGGAGATCGTGGTGCCGGGCCACGGGCGGGCCACCGACATGGCCGAGGCGCGCCAGGATACCGGCGACTACCTGGAGTTGCTGGTG is part of the Thioalkalivibrio sp. K90mix genome and harbors:
- a CDS encoding MBL fold metallo-hydrolase — its product is MDRQLKRRWTVGPVLAVVLMGLALIAQAGDENDEPHDRPIETVLEPIQLTDRLWYFYGSLENRTPENLGFTNNTGFVVTDEGVVLIDSGPSYKVAERMAEAIAEVTDQPITHVISVGSQDHRWLGNGFFQEQGAELVALKRTASTQAERGESQIASLANAVGEEAMEGTEPVPAPNPIDADEYTLTVGEVDFELIYAGDAHFPGDIMVHLPGEDVVFTGDIVYTERMLGIHPFSNPMEKLEAFRHLESIDPEIVVPGHGRATDMAEARQDTGDYLELLVREVSAGIEDWESLDEVVERLADLEEFKHLRHYDDWHRPNVNRTYLFIEENM